One genomic region from Microcystis panniformis FACHB-1757 encodes:
- a CDS encoding MIR domain-containing protein: MDVQYGSQIKMRHILTGFHLHSHPLNYKHPNSSQQQQVTCFNNGANGDDNDFWIVKSVNANNPRDNETQTVKDGDLLRLEHLLTQKNLHSHPGIPSPITGQQEVTCFGFSGSGDSNDLWRISIEGGGVWNDSKRVKLIHVNTDFALHSHGGQVMNDLTAFQQEVTCFSGRDENDFWQAFNISFVGVKVPEGLGRNDNNSRPVRAEQTNRVAGGTMTTNVTVSPDGKLTAETHTRTKVDFKGFTGSVIVVIYNREGRSHISGKHSFGVDGDLIPGGRSDRKDPWDESVPLEIASKADRVSIIHSHDPNLRITREQAIDLIRVAIILTAAA, from the coding sequence ATGGATGTTCAATATGGAAGTCAAATCAAAATGAGACACATTTTAACAGGTTTTCATCTACACTCTCACCCGCTTAATTATAAACATCCTAACAGTTCACAACAGCAACAAGTAACTTGCTTTAATAACGGTGCTAATGGTGACGATAATGACTTTTGGATTGTTAAAAGTGTTAATGCTAACAATCCAAGAGATAATGAGACTCAAACCGTAAAAGATGGTGATCTGTTGAGACTTGAACATCTTTTAACGCAAAAAAACTTACATAGTCATCCCGGAATACCTTCTCCCATCACTGGACAGCAAGAGGTAACTTGTTTTGGTTTTTCTGGTTCTGGTGATAGTAACGATTTATGGAGAATATCAATAGAAGGGGGCGGTGTTTGGAATGATAGTAAACGAGTTAAATTAATTCATGTTAATACAGACTTCGCTTTACATTCTCATGGTGGTCAAGTGATGAATGATTTAACCGCTTTTCAGCAAGAAGTTACCTGCTTTTCTGGAAGAGATGAAAATGATTTTTGGCAAGCATTTAATATATCATTTGTAGGAGTTAAAGTTCCTGAAGGATTAGGTAGAAATGATAATAATTCTCGACCTGTACGGGCTGAACAAACAAACCGAGTAGCAGGGGGAACCATGACGACTAACGTTACAGTTTCCCCTGATGGAAAACTTACAGCGGAGACTCACACTCGAACAAAAGTAGATTTTAAAGGTTTTACAGGATCAGTTATCGTTGTGATTTATAACAGGGAAGGAAGATCACACATATCTGGAAAGCATTCCTTTGGTGTTGATGGAGATTTAATTCCGGGAGGAAGAAGTGATCGGAAAGATCCTTGGGACGAGTCAGTACCACTAGAAATTGCCAGTAAAGCAGATCGAGTTTCTATCATACATTCTCATGATCCTAATCTGAGAATAACCCGTGAACAGGCTATAGATCTCATTCGTGTAGCGATCATATTAACTGCCGCAGCTTAA